The Bradyrhizobium sp. WSM471 genome includes the window GCTGCAGTTCGCGCTGGTGGAGTAGGCCAGGCGAGAAGCCACCGACTGCGGTGCAATGCGTGGCCGAACAGGCCGCCATTCCCCCCGCGCGGCTAGCAATCGGCGCATCGCTCACTACAATCTCCCCAACTCCCGCCCTCCATCCCCCGGAACTCCCCCCGCATGAGCGCCCTGTTTTCCCCGATCAAGCTGCGCGGCCTGACCTTGAAGAACCGAATCGTGGTGTCGCCGATGTGCCAATATTCGGCCGAGGACGGCGTTCCCACCGACTGGCACTTCACCCACATCAACAATCTCAGCCTGTCGGGCGCGGCGATGTTCTGCATCGAGGCGACCCATGTCGAGGCGATCGGCCGCATCACGCCGGGCTGCCTCGGGCTCTACAGCGATGCCGCCGAGGCCGCGCTGAAGCAGATCCTCACCTCGGTGCGGAAACATTCCTCGACCGCGGTCGCGATGCAGCTCGCGCATGCCGGCCGCAAAGCCTCGAGCGCGCGGCCCTGGGACGGCGGCCAGCTGATTCCGATAGACCAGGGCGGCTGGCAGACCGTGGCGCCGTCGGCGCTGCCGCACAAGGAGGGCGAAGCCGCGCCGCTGGCGCTCGACGCCGCGGGCCTCAAGCGCATCCGCGACGCCTTCGTCGATGCCGCCAAGCGCGCCGATCGCATCGGCATCGACGCCATTGAGCTGCACGGCGCGCACGGCTATCTCCTGCATCAGTTCCTGTCGCCGATCTCGAACAAGCGCACCGACGACTATGGCGGCTCGCTCGAGAACCGCATGCGCTTCCCGCTGGAAGTCTACGACGCGGTCCGCGCGGCGTTCCCGCACGACAAGCCGGTCGGCATGCGGGTGTCGTCGACCGACTGGGTCGAGGGCGGCTGGGACCTGGCGCAGACGATCGCGTTCGCCAAGGCGCTGAAGGCGCGCGGCGTCGACTGGATCGATGCCTCCTCCGGCGGCGTCTCGCCGCTGCAGAAGATCGCGCTCGGCCCCGGCTACCAGGTGCAGTTCGCAGAGGCCATCAAGCGCGAGACCGGTTTGCCCACCATCGCCGTCGGCCTGATCACCGAGCCGAAGCAGGCCGAAGAGATCGTCGCATCCGGCAAGGCCGACATGGTC containing:
- a CDS encoding NADH:flavin oxidoreductase/NADH oxidase, with the translated sequence MSALFSPIKLRGLTLKNRIVVSPMCQYSAEDGVPTDWHFTHINNLSLSGAAMFCIEATHVEAIGRITPGCLGLYSDAAEAALKQILTSVRKHSSTAVAMQLAHAGRKASSARPWDGGQLIPIDQGGWQTVAPSALPHKEGEAAPLALDAAGLKRIRDAFVDAAKRADRIGIDAIELHGAHGYLLHQFLSPISNKRTDDYGGSLENRMRFPLEVYDAVRAAFPHDKPVGMRVSSTDWVEGGWDLAQTIAFAKALKARGVDWIDASSGGVSPLQKIALGPGYQVQFAEAIKRETGLPTIAVGLITEPKQAEEIVASGKADMVALARGMLYDPRWAWHAAADVGGEVEAPPQYWRSQPSTQKALFGKTTFGAR